The DNA window CATGTAGGTTTCTGACATCCTCGGTGGTCCCGTGGAAGCTGCTGTTAATAAGAATTAAGAGGAGGCTCCAGTGCAGTAATTGTTCAAACCAGCAGGAGCCTCTGAATAAATGAAGACTAAATAAAGGGTCGAGGTTAACATCATTTGTCCTGCATTGCATTTCTTCCTGAGTGCTTTTGATCCGATATTTGGCTGATGAGATTTGGGGTCGTGTTGGAGCTAACTGACCACAAGGTGTCAATGTTGTTGgtaatggggttttttttctctcatctcaGTCCATTAATGTAGAAACGCATTGAGTAAAAGCAGTGGGCAGAAAATGCCTGCTGGATGTCATGCTCAAACAAATCTAATTGGATGTAGCGATTCATCTGGAGAGCAGTAAAAGAAGGGCAGCATCTGCACGTGTGTAGTCACAGTGCAAAAGCGCTCGTGCACAGGCCTCTACATGTCAGAGTTTACACATAAATAACCTCTGCCCGCCAATTCTTGTCATGTAAGGTAATACATAGTGTTTTTATTACGCTCAGTtcctcttaaaaataaaaaataaatatctttggAAAGGCTCTGGTCATATGAGCAATATCGAAGCTTGTGTGCAGATCAGGGATCATGAAAAAATAATGCAGCAGCCCCTTTCGTGGGGGTATAGCCCTCATAAATTCAACCCCTCAGATGCAAAGGTTGGAGCAATCTGTGGGGGCTACACATCCAGCAGCTTTGCCTCGGAACCAGCGGCAGTGTTGTATGTTCAGGCCACTGTTTCCTTTCACGTAGAATTTAACTCTCCTTACGGCCAACTTAAGGTTCTGCTTCATTTCGACCTTTGTCACAAGCCATTTCCATTTCTCAGAAAAAGATAATTATCATCCATCCAAAATGGCCAGATGGGTGTTTAGACTCACTTGAACGACAGGAACTTGTGGACAACTTGAATTTGAAATGATACGGCTCACGGTTTGCAGCCTACAATTGCCCCCTTTTCACATAATCCCTGACCTGAGGTCGATGTGAGACTGTAATCGTTCGCATTCATCACTCGGGTCTGGTCCAAGAAGGTTCCGTAAAAGATCAGTATAACTTTTTGGACTATTGTCAGTAGACCTATTTGGGTTCTCGGTAAATTTATCCAAATAACTGTGTCATGAAAACCTCTGCAAATGACAACTGTATGATCAAAAGATGGCATGACAGTAAATTCCATTTAGGTTAAATTGACATTGAAACCCACTGCAGAGGTTTGGAAAATCCCAACTGTAGAGGGAAATGAAACTGAGATTATGTCCCTTTGGATAGAGACCACATAATGTTAGAAAAGCTGTCCGACTCAACCATCAACACACTATACTTCTGACATTAAAGTTCAGGTGATGATGTTTAATCTGCCACTCCCTTTTAGACTGCTTTGTATCCGTGGTTCCATAACTCTACACTCTACGCTGCAGCCAAACTTAAATAATCCTGCTTGCTTTAAAGTTCACAAATGCTATAAAGTGCTGTATGGCAATGTGGCAACAGTAATTTCTAATATTTTAGTTTCTTTTCTATCCTTAAGGTGGATGTTTTCttgctttttcccccctttatttaatgatttttaAGTGATATGTCAATAATTTGTACCTCAAGATACAAACATTTTTACCTCAAAATGACGCTGAATAACGGAGTCAAGTCTTTTCAGGAATTTGATGCTGAAGctataaaaaaagtttaataatgctTTGTTTAAATGCTCCCTGCCCTTTGTTCATAAAGATTATGGACAAGTATAGCACAGGAGTGTCAATAGTCAGCGTTGTGCTAACGTCTGAATACTGCCCGCTGTGTGCTTTCATTTTGCTCGAACAATAACATCAAATCGTTGCCATAAAGAGAGAACGTCAGTGGGATGGCGCCACAGAACCATTTGTGGTTCCCATTTTATCCCTTTGTCGGAAACAGGAGAGAAGCATCGTCATGGACGGCGTCGGCTGGGGCTTCGTCATAAAAGAGCCGCCAAATCCCCTCACCGCGCTCCTTCCTTGGAGGTCAAGGTCAAGGTGGAGTGACAGCTACATCGCCAACGGATTCACTCACCCACTCCGAAATGTTCAATGTGCACAGAGGTCTCTGGGGTTTACTAACTAATAAGCCCTTTCCAGATAAGCAGTGTTAGAAAGCACCAAGACCTGCGAAAGGTTCTGCGAAAAGAAAATGAGGCTTTTGGTTTCAACGTGTGATTTCCTGCTGAGCGACAGTGTCTTTTAGAGCTGAACCTCAgccttagaaaaaaaaaaatcaattcaataTTCTCTTATTCAGATTGTGGTTTGATTACTCGGTGTTGTCCGAATGGAAAGCTCCAGGAAGAGGCTGAACGATGCGGCGAGACAGCTCTCTAGTCAAACACGCTGATCTTTagtgtaatattgttctattgCTACGTTCGCCATCTTAGCGTAGCGCATTAGCATTCTGCTACTTTGCCCCAAGAGCCGACTCCCGCGGGGTCTGACGTGGTGGACAAATTGAAATGTTGATGGGATCATAGCAGCAGAGCAGACGTCGCTCGGCAGCGTCTTCaccaataaaaaaaggtcaattaAAAAGATCCATCTGCTGGAAGCACACGATACGACcgctgaagattttttttttttttggctgtgttaaaaaaaaaccccactaacATTTCACATGTGGAGTTAACCACGAGGAGCTCCTCACACGGGAAGGAAATGCATgacaaacacttttacaaataaaacaacatccACCTTTCAGTCATTTAATAAAAGCTTACATagaagacatgttttttttgtgtacaggaAGTGTTCAGTTGGTTTTATGGGAAATCCATTTTCTGTGAATCCACCTCGTCTCCTGCGAGGCATTTTACATTTAATCCACACGGTCGGGAACAGACACAACCAAACGATAGCGGAGCGCTGGTTCAGGGTCCAGCTCACCAACTACACACCATTCACCTTGTTTCACTGTGGTCGCCGGGTACACTTGTACaaatatatagattttttttttaatatctcaaatatttatataaatagaaGTTGATTAAAGATCTGGGCATTATgacaaagtgcaaaaaaaaaaagtaaggctttaaaaaaaaaaacaaataaaccgcTAATACCTCATTCATTGGCAAAAGATAATATACAACTGCTCTGAAATTCATGAACTTACTTTTAGCTGCAACAGGCTGTAACTTCCCATTATTTTACTATAAACAGTAATTGGGATTTCCCAAAATCATTCCCTAAACCTCTCAGCCTTAAGATCATCATCCTTGACCTGTGGATACACTGGAGAAGTTACTGAGGTGAAACAAATCTTATAGAATTCCCACGTAAACAATGTGGGAATTATGGTATGTGGCGATAAACGGAGAAAAGAGGAATTGCAGGTATGTTAACGAGTTAATTGTACACCGCGGGGTACCTGGGTAAACTGTGGCCTAAACAGAGTTCTTCAGTACGACCTCGCACACTGACGAATAAAGTGTCATCATGGGAAGCCCGGATTGTGTACAATTCATTCGCCATTAGTGCTCAGAGCCTTTTGAGAAATGTTCAAAAGAGCAGCTGGCGAGTAcctaaaaaaggggggggggggggggatatttttctgatgtcttttttttttttttaaccctcagTGCCATTTGTACTTTCACATTCATGAAatcacacaaaatgtcatttcctGACGCTGCAGGTGAGCATTTGTTGGGTTTTTGAACAGTATCAAGCCCGACGAATGCAGCGCCAAGTTAAGCATTTTGATGTGGCCTTGTATCACCGCAGGCTAACAGGCGCGTGAATTTCTCAGAGGGATTTACACGAGATCGCGTATGTCGGTTACCAGGTTGTTGAGCTTTTTTAGAAATGGGAAGAAACGCTGGTGCAGAGACCTGACATGCCAATGAAACTTCACCAAATAGCAGTTTGGATTGACAAAATACTTTGCCGCAACAGCATCAAATATTGTCCCCAAGAGGACCACAGGTTGCTGTTAACTGCCCGCGGCAGCCAAAGTTCATAGGTCGCCGTGTTAGCTGGTATTACTTGGAAACCTCTAACAAGGGGATCCCGCGAGATTCAGAGAAACCAGGCCCATCTCATGGATGCCAGTGAACAAAGACCGAGGCAGGAGGGCCAAAATACTCTGTTCGGCTCATATTGGGAAAACAGGGACAattgttaataaatacaaaaataataagatATGTACACAATTTCAACAACAAGCTCCATCATAATACTTCTTCAAAATGCCATAGAAATGATTTTTTGCTCAAAAAGTCCTagggtcatttaaaaaacaaacttaaaaaacgataaattaTTGTAAAAACACCGCATTAAGCATTCCTTTTTGGATGTCCCGATACAGACACTGAAGAAAAAATATCTTCAAAATATTATTGGAGTTCTTCCCATATGAAAACACAATGCATCACAGCAACATCGTTGGTAACACAAATGTTGGTTTTTCTTCCCCCTTCGCTTGTGAACAGGTCCTTGCGTGGCCCTCCTCGAGACCGCTCTGGAGTCCTTGGAGAAAGAGGCAACGGCAGTAAGTGCACTTTGAACACAGGtatgctgggaggggggggggggtggtgggcgCAAAGCCTCTTTACCTCTTTGAGGTAAAAGATCAAATCAATAGTATGACCGTAGAAGTGATGGTTCCAGGGGCGTCAGTAAGTCCTTCAGTCAACTAACTTCCCAAAAAGGAGTCAAGGTAAGCTGACCAGACACAGCAAGCAGGACACTGGTCAGAACAACCAGTGAAAAACCAAtcagtttaaagaaaaaaagtctcacCCCCGCGAAAAATTGTACAGCCATTTAGAGTGCTTTTGAAGGCATATTCCCTTTTCGTAGGATAAATCCATAGATTCTGTCGTCTTATTTTTAAAAGGCCGCGGACGATGCAAGGCGGCCCCCCCAACACTGTGGAGGCAGAGACAGTCCAGAGCGACCTGTGAACCCAAATGTCAATGGATGAACAGGGGCGACATCGCCGAGATGAGGCAGTCACAAACAGTGGTGGTCTGCACAGCTCCCCGACATCTTGTCTGTGAAAACGGGTTTTCAGTGATGCGACTTGCCCTGTGGGAAGAAGATGGAGATTGATCAGCTGGTTTTCATTTATTATGAAAACCCTTTGAAAAGTATACATGGGAATTAACAGAGGGACAAAATTCCAAATGCCTTTAAACTGCCTTTTACCAGCAGGAGTTTAATTTCACTTCTTCACATTAACCTAGGTATTATATACTATAAACATTGCCAAATGTTTCACCTCCATCTGCTTTGACATCCTACATACCCATGGCCAAATAAAACCATTACTCAACAAATTAATTCAATATCAACAACGTCTTCACTGAAAATGTGCAAAAGAAGAGAACATCAGTCAACTTAATTCCCATTTTGGCCACCTGATCTACAGCTGAATTAGTTTTTGGGAGTCAATATGAAACacattatttcaacatttgaaTGACCCCTGAGTTTACTTGATTGTGAATCTCATAAAAAGGGAGATGTTTTCCGTATTTCAGTGGGGACGCACTGAGGCACAGTGGTGCTTTAAGACAAGAGAAAATGAGTCTATCGTCATAGGAGACACCCACCGGTCTCTGGGACTCCGGCCCCGAAGCCAGTATTCCCGCGGTGTCGCTCCCGCTCCCAAAGAGGCCTTCCAATCCGCCCGGCCTACTCAGCTTGCTCATCTTGGCTTGGCAAGAGCCgggactcctcctcttcctcccctctgctcctcccccatAAGCCAAGGGTCCCGAGGGGGAGGCCAGGGGCCTCGAGGGAGCAAAGGCGGCCTCCCTGATGGACGAGTAGGGCACGCCGGTCGCGCCGCGTTCACGACTGCAcacccgaggaggaggaggaaaattgCCGTTATCGACACACAGTGGGCTCCTGTATCATTTCCCCCGTTTGGTAGCGGGTAGATTTTTTTTACCATGCTGTATATATTTTAGAGGGAAAGATAAACACCCGTCATCACAGCCTCTGCAGCGCCAGCGCTCTCCTCTCTGTTTAGACACGGCTCTTCTTTTAATAAATCGCCCGCTCATGCGCTTCTCTGCAGCGTCTTCTATTATTTCCAAGACCACATACACTTACTGACCAGACGTTACCCACCTGCTCGACGAGTTGTGACTTTGAGGCCCTTCAGGTCTGGACGACCAGTGCTCCCCGCCGCTCCACGGCCCACTGCCCCCGCCCCTTTTCCTGCCCGCCGCCCTCCCCGAAGCATGTAACGTTGGATGACAGCTGGCGCCGTTCCTCCGAACATTATCCACAGTCAGTGGCAAggaagaggtggagaaggaggaggaggggtgagaggagttttttctcctcttgGACCCCGCTACACAGTCCTCCGACTCTTTGGATGGCCGGTTGGCTCTGTGCGCGCCGTTACGGGCTTTAACCAGCGAGGGAACTGGGGCGGCGAGCCGCGGAGCGTCCCGAATGCCGAGCGTCCCCGCCACGGATGCGCCCGGGGGAAACGCAGCAGGCCGGGAGAAGGAGTTGGAGGGGGGCCGCAGGTGAGAGGCAGTGACGGGGGAGGGAGTCTGTGGCGAAGCGTCGGGGGAGGtaccggaggaggagagggagacgagGCTCTCAGGCGCTAGAGGCACCTTCCTAGAAAAACACAGGAGGATATTTCGATGAGTCTTATTTGATACCcgttccttttcttttgcttAACAGgcaccttttttaaattatatttacacATAACTCTCCCGCTTACACACTAAATTATAATTCTTTCCCTTCATAAAAAGGGATAACATACacgtgtcttttcttttctaatgaCACATGTTCAGTGACTGTAGATCTGGTGAAATCCAGTGTACGTTCTTGCGCACTCACCTCCACATCTGTGCGTTGAGGTGCTTCTCCACCGTGCTCTGGAGCGCCAGCCTCATCCTGTCCCATCGCCTGTCGAACACATAGTGACCCCGTCCCATCAGCCTGCTGCTGAACACGCAAACCTGgaagagagaaagcagagggaACGAAGGAGGGTCAGGCACGGAGAGAGGCGCTGAGGAAAGAGACGAGGGAACGGGTGAAAAAGATGCGGAggaaagaaaggggaaaaaaaagaagaagaaaaaaaaaaagaagaaagacacagagagaaagaggaaggaagTGAGAAGCGCGTTGACAGAGCAGGATGTGGAGGCAAAAAGGAATCAAAAGAAACAGATACACGGATAAGAACAGACGACAAGTAAAGAGCGGACAACACACATTGTAAGGTGTAATATAGATAAGACATGTCCTATAAAGGAAATCCTCCCCCTGATCACCTTTTTGGTCGTGTCCTAGATTCCGGACAAAAGCTTCCCTCCTCGAATTTTAAAAGCTACATTCAAGTCTGAACACTGACAAAAGTAATTCATTTGAATGGCATCTAAAAACAGATTCCTTTGAATGGCATCTAAAAACCGACCTCACACCGCTTACCCCTAAAGGCTGTGGGTGGCGATTGGAGGAGTGGAAGGCGGGCCTGGCAGTGTCCTCGGGAGTCTCTGCGTCTCCCTCGTCACTGGAGAGTCGGCCGCCATCTCCCGCCGCCCCCGAACCGCGGGGAGAAGGCTCCGGGTTGGGGACCGCGGGAGGTGCTGGTGCCGGAGCCAGAGGAGCCAGAGGACCCGAGGTGGAGGACGGGACCCTGCAGAAGAACGGTGGACAGACATGGAGGGGGAGATGCAGCGAGAGTGAAAATgtacagaggaggaagggggagaagcAATGAATAAATTGGATAAGAAAAAGGGATAAAGTGGTTAACaagaggtggaggaaaacacaataaacaagagaaaggatgaggaggatgaaaagGCAAATACATCAAGAGTGAAGGACAGTGTAgagaaaagggacaaaaaaaaggagagacagTAACATCATTTTGAAATCGCACCACTGtccatttattcatgtttgctCCAGGAACAAAATAAACAGGATCATCTTCTAAATACAAACAGGAAATTAGTTTCTAGAAAAGGCGTTCCATTCATTCACTACTGTTTTTCCTTCCTAGCACAGTTGCTGTTTACAGCCTCCC is part of the Pungitius pungitius chromosome 2, fPunPun2.1, whole genome shotgun sequence genome and encodes:
- the atxn7l1 gene encoding ataxin-7-like protein 1 isoform X1, whose product is MATLDRQIPSPDTYFCEPWSSFVSAAKLRFVDSSSSDLRRKEPRCRVERAERLGYRALEDFCLVVCHVCNQVVTPQGILAHYEKRHGSPAPPRSLSVPMKPKAPAAPPAPPPVAPGPGEKLTFRVPKDFPHSRFSKAPLAVYPPKGARNKACVSLPVVNLEKMPCLGHADSAAHLRLTAAASSSASSPLKPPSLGATAHQRPTPSPEGRPGPARSPLDRRLSSTPSPSAADCRPPPSPSEKKHQNGTKTSSPSQRRLSGRVFDPNKHCGVQDPETKRPCTRSLTCKTHSLTYRRAVSGRTKHFDVLLAEHKGRAKVNEGAKEKGAPTARKEGSSHSITATGEAPSPAKPHCPNGRPLSTLKLRLANAHIPRVPSSTSGPLAPLAPAPAPPAVPNPEPSPRGSGAAGDGGRLSSDEGDAETPEDTARPAFHSSNRHPQPLGVCVFSSRLMGRGHYVFDRRWDRMRLALQSTVEKHLNAQMWRKVPLAPESLVSLSSSGTSPDASPQTPSPVTASHLRPPSNSFSRPAAFPPGASVAGTLGIRDAPRLAAPVPSLVKARNGAHRANRPSKESEDCVAGSKRRKNSSHPSSSFSTSSLPLTVDNVRRNGASCHPTLHASGRAAGRKRGGGSGPWSGGEHWSSRPEGPQSHNSSSSRERGATGVPYSSIREAAFAPSRPLASPSGPLAYGGGAEGRKRRSPGSCQAKMSKLSRPGGLEGLFGSGSDTAGILASGPESQRPGKSHH
- the atxn7l1 gene encoding ataxin-7-like protein 1 isoform X2, with the protein product MHSKKQKRHGSPAPPRSLSVPMKPKAPAAPPAPPPVAPGPGEKLTFRVPKDFPHSRFSKAPLAVYPPKGARNKACVSLPVVNLEKMPCLGHADSAAHLRLTAAASSSASSPLKPPSLGATAHQRPTPSPEGRPGPARSPLDRRLSSTPSPSAADCRPPPSPSEKKHQNGTKTSSPSQRRLSGRVFDPNKHCGVQDPETKRPCTRSLTCKTHSLTYRRAVSGRTKHFDVLLAEHKGRAKVNEGAKEKGAPTARKEGSSHSITATGEAPSPAKPHCPNGRPLSTLKLRLANAHIPRVPSSTSGPLAPLAPAPAPPAVPNPEPSPRGSGAAGDGGRLSSDEGDAETPEDTARPAFHSSNRHPQPLGVCVFSSRLMGRGHYVFDRRWDRMRLALQSTVEKHLNAQMWRKVPLAPESLVSLSSSGTSPDASPQTPSPVTASHLRPPSNSFSRPAAFPPGASVAGTLGIRDAPRLAAPVPSLVKARNGAHRANRPSKESEDCVAGSKRRKNSSHPSSSFSTSSLPLTVDNVRRNGASCHPTLHASGRAAGRKRGGGSGPWSGGEHWSSRPEGPQSHNSSSSRERGATGVPYSSIREAAFAPSRPLASPSGPLAYGGGAEGRKRRSPGSCQAKMSKLSRPGGLEGLFGSGSDTAGILASGPESQRPGKSHH